A region of the Antedon mediterranea chromosome 4, ecAntMedi1.1, whole genome shotgun sequence genome:
tttttttttgtgcaataaatttttatataattataaaatacatttgagttaaaaaatgtttcatatttataaaaacatgagtttttttttaactcattTTCAGCTATGAAAGCCAAAGcaaaggtttttttttcaattttgataatgaacaatatttaacactttttatagttttaaaaatgtaatacagtTTAGTAAATGAATGACATGCACGCCCTATAGTAGTATGTAATATTAACAACATAACAATAGCGATATTCTACTCTGTTAATAGAATAATATGCAAAGTGTACcgaaatgaaaatgttttttagaGAAAACTATGTAAAGAGATAATGGCTTatgtatggaaataaaaaatacaccTAAAGAAAAAAACAGTAACACATAGACTCAcagtttttaaacaaatattttaaagtttttatttaaatttatttgccaATTTGGTTACCCATTGACTTTAGACATGCCTGAGAAATTCCCAATTttattctgattttttttttattttcgtagAAATTATGTGAACATGTATGTGAGCTGCTTCTGGAAGAGTCCAATGTGCAGCCAGTTAGCACACCAGTTACAGTTTGTGGTGACATTCATGGACAGGTATAAAAGTCTGTTTTACACAAAATACTCACTCACTCATTATTGAAGTTCTCTAACAATTGTAGTACTGTAGCTTGCTTGTTCAGTTAACCTTTGCTAGAGGATGTTTGACCTGTATCTACGCACGCTAGCCGTTCTCAAAGTCACAAATGGCGCCTGAAAGTCTCATTTGGCGAAAACAAAAGTAGGCATAATTCGCCAGATGACGAAGCTGAgctttatatattgttttttccaTACGTAATAGAATCATTAGATTAATATAAATTGCCAACGAGCGAAAATGTACAGTGACTCCACGATCTAGTCTCTCACCTCAGGGAAATTCCACTTCTTCAGCATCATCGATCAAAGTGCGCTGATTGTTTAAGTGGCAGATTATTCGTTAAAAGACacaaaatttacaaatatcaaatTTGATCAATGTTTACTTTCAGTTTTATGATTTAGAAGAATTATTCAGAACAGGTGGCCAGGTTCCTGATACTAATTATGTATTCATGGTAGGTCTGACATTCTGTTTAAAAAACATAGGTTTACACACAACTTTACTTTTGAGTATGTTAATTTTATCCATGAAAAATCAGTGGAGTTGCTCTGTATTTGAACACATCAGTTTTTTCTCTGcggattataatataatttgacCTTGAGAGTAATGTCGTAAGCTAATACTCTacaaaggccaatttacacagacgagtggtaacggtaagTGGAAAACCAGTGTGGCGCAGggtgttggactactgatcgtgagatcgaggttcgaacccaactctcgccgcattttTTGTATCCttttaggcaagatactttacttacgtttgcctctctccacccaggtgtataaatatcaattttcaaaaattatCTATTGTATCTCAAGTCTCAATAATTGTGTATCTGTATTCTCAGGGTGACTTTGTAGATCGTGGATATTACAGTTTAGAAACATTAACTCGTTTATTGACAATCAAAGCCAAATGGCCTGACAGAATCACACTTCTAAGGGGTAACCATGAAAGTCGTCAAATAACACAAGTTTATGGTTTTTATGGTAAgttttgtatataatttatttcttgAATATTACAAAACAGTACATAATAGGTAGTTACATTTGTAGGCTGCTTGTTGGATTTGTAACcacaataaacaacaacaacaacataacCAAGATGATAGACAACACTATGATTTTCTTTGTAAGTGTGTGAAAAGAGTTAATTTCAACTATTGATTACTTGAAGAAACATAAAATTGTCCCAAgaatatttaatacaatacaatttaattgtattgtattaaatattcTTGGGACAATTTTTAGGTTAAATACAATGTTTTTAATCGTTTAGTTTCTGTTGTGTTATGTATTCAATAGCAAAATAAATTTTCTACTGGGGAACCTTAAAAAAACTAGGCCAATTTCAACAATATAGTATGGTGGTGGTTTATCGAAGAAAAAGAAGTTTGTTGATCATATCACTGAGGCTTTACTTACTGTATAGtaccattataaaaataattaattgtactTTATTACTTTAATTTTGTAGATGAATGTCAGACAAAATATGGAAATGCAAATGCATGGAGATACTGCACCAAAGTTTTTGATCTTCTTACAGTAGCTGCAGTAAGTGTTGTAGTTCTACAGTACACAATCTTGTATACTAGAGTTTCCCACAATATGTGCCATGTCAAAAGCAGTGCTGAGTCGCAACCCTGACTTTTGATATACAATGTGAAGAATGAGATTTGAAAAATGCATCACATCAACCTATATCAGCAGTATTCCAGTCAATGGAATTTAGTTTGATTAGTTTTGATTCCCAGTAGAAAAAAAATCCTGCcacaaaaaaacacaaaagatgCCCATCACAAGTGTGGAATCTAAAAAGGAACCCTGGGCTAGTACTTATAAAACTTGGatggagtttgatgttggtacctttcacaccaaaacagtGGTGTGTTCCCACAGTTCACCCTCTGGAGAacgttcagctgttcaaccccgctGTTTTAAACACCAGAGTTGTGTGATTTTACCTTTTACACCAAAACAACTCCGGAGTATCTCCACAGTTTTGAAAGGGGTTTAAAGACACAtccctaaaaaaaataaaatatcgtTATTTATCTAGAGTTCTTTAACAGACTTACTATTTATTTTGGCAAACATAATCCAATATGGATTTAGAAAAACTAATTTGGCACTAGTTGACCTTTGTGACAGAGTATTTAGTTCCATAAGCAAAAATGAGTTTACAGTTGGCGTCTTCCTTGATCTGAGTAAGTATTGTGTCTCCATGGCCTTCCGCTACAATTGATCAAAAGTTACTTTTAAAGGTCAACAATTCACAACATTCTCCTCTTTTGACTCTACctattcaaatattatttgtgTTGTGCTCTTAGGCCCTCTCCTCTTGTTTGTCTATGTGTTTGATTTGCCAAACTCTTCTAAACGCCTTTATTTTATTCTCTTTGCCGGCGATTCGAACATCCTTCATTCCcatcaaaatattaatgttcttTTTGAACAAATAAATTTGGAACTCAAACCGGTATCAAATTGGTTTAAACCCAACAAACTGTCATTAAATATTTCCGAAACCAACTTCATAATCTTCTTACGCAAAAATACTAAATCAACTCATTCAAAACACAAAATTGTTGTTGACGCACTGAAATTACACGAGTTCAAGAAACTAAATTTTTAGGAGTAACCATAGACTCCACATTGTCATGGAAATcacacattaataatatatgtaatGTCAAGAAATATTGGTGTAATTGAAACATTATCTTCCTATTAATATACTCTTTATTTTATACAATGCATTAGTACTTTCTACAATGCATTAGTACTTTCTACAATGCATTAGTACTTTCTACATTTCTTACTGTAATATTGCCTGGTCCGGTTCACTAAAAAAGTTTGGAAACTTATGCCCCTGGACAAGCTTCGAAACCACTCATATTTACggtttatttaaattacaaaaaagtgtaatttgCATCTGTTTAAGGGTTAGTCTTAACTCTCATTCTAAaagttggttcccactagaacgtaacgcaaggatgtaaacgcaacgcaagcgttttaaccaatgacaagcgaagttatagacagttagcaatcacaagcgaataagccatcgcttgtgattggtcaattcacttgcgttgcattatgtccttgcgttgcgtcgctagtgggaaccacacttaaGGCGTTATTTTATAACCTAAAGGTCCTAAATATTTTTGATATCAAATACAAACTACTATCTTTATGTTTCAATCCCAAAACTCTCTTCCAACTCATATCACTTCCCTATTTAGCAAACCATCCATTTTATCACTTGATGCGTTTTTCATCATCTAATTTTCACTCAAAATTTCGTCCCTCACAAATTACCAGAAACTCTATTATTATATCTTAAGTACCAATTCATCTAAAATCAAAGAAATCAGTAGCCAGCTTCAAAATCACTTATAAAAGAAATCAATAATTAACGACTACATTTCCtaatttatctattttaaaaaaatctgttttgttaataataataatcttgtaTTAGTAAGTTTGAAaacttgaaaataaataaatgaaatttaaaaaaaaagatgtatttccctctgaaaaataattttttacaattttgttgttgaatatgccattttaacgtcgcataatagttatttacttttaccaaaaattggatctgaaaaaaaattatttacctgaaaaactgtaatttaaagcaaaaaaatagtaaaaggGTTTTGGTtggattttgtttgtttgtttctttatttccattcacaacaaaaaacataaacatacataaaaatTCATTGCCTATTGTATGCAAATGGATAAAAGGCACATGCCCAACCATGGCTTTACCTAATAATAAAGAACGAGACAATTAATCCTttagtctttttttaaatattgcctATACCGTGCtggaaagaagaagaaaagagATCATGCAGGAATTAACATTAGAATTGCacttaaaatcatttttataatgTAGGCGGCCTACATAAATTTAGAATACTATAGTATTATTGCGCCTACTTTGCAAaaataacaataggcctatacccACCACACGGGGGGCCAGCAATCTTTGTGTATAATACCATTCCAATCGTTAcgtttataaatgaaataatatcaGTCGTTGACAAATCTTCTCATAAATAGTATAACATTAATGcaaaaatgccttgaaaactaggcaggaACAGGTTGCCGTTTCTAGGCCTTACCTAAAAGCCTTAGCCCTAGCCAACAATGAGCGAGGCGCACCCTTAATTGTCGAAAGTTAGACTTATACACTGAAATATATGGTAGGCCTAGTCTAGACGTCCTTACATAATACAAGGCCTATTTCTGGAACATTAATAGTCTAGGTTAGGCCTATTTGACCaatgcaaacaaaaataaaagttttttcttttttttttgtaacgaTATCACTAGAGTTGAACTGGATTTTACTCGTGTGATTGTCAATGATACAACTTGTTCATTGTCAGTAATTGAAATGTACTTTTTCTTgtaaattgttaacattttgCAATTTAACGTTGCGATATCACAAAAAGTGAAAACTATTCAAACTCTAATTTGTCATTTCAGATTATCGATGAACAGATTTTGTGTGTTCATGGCGGACTATCACCTGATGTAAAAACTTTGGATCAAATACGAACCATAGAGCGTGCTCAAGAAATTCCTCATAAAGGGGCTTTTTGTGATATCCTTTGTTATTGTTACCAACTctttatgttaaaatgtttaagaaAGAATATTTTACATCTGAAAtcaaaatttgcattttttccTCACTTTGTAGTATAATTAAACTTGATTGAGCATATAGTTCTTTTGTCTCTTTTTGACCAAGTTGTATTttgataacaaaaaaacaatagacCACACAAGttaatttttctttaacttataaaaattacatcttGTTTGGTCAGATCCTGAGGATGTTGATACCTGGGCAATTAGTCCACGTGGAGCTGGATGGCTGTTTGGGGCGAAGGTCACAAATGAGGTCAGTTACATAAACACTCTACcacatcatcattattttcttattatCTAGTATTCTCTTCTTTGCCTTTCAAAGtaaccttaaagatgtattgtcccccaaaatcatgaaaaataaagattttgaaaatcggactttgaataggccattttgcagttttaatgaagttgttcacttccataagaaaaaaaatgggggaaaaaaattatttcacctataaaaagacaaaataaacagttaaattactcaaaaactcattgtcttccagacaatttgaccattttttgctttaaattacatttttctcaggtaaataaaaatttttcagacccaattttttgtgagagtgaataactattatgtgacattaaaataacatattcaacaaaaaaatttaaacaaaattttttttagagggacaatatatctttaatgtaATGTTGAATTTTATGCACATATTTGTCATCATTTTAAATCAGGATGGTATGTTATAAGCATTTTTTCCAGTGGATGTTAAGTTATGTCAATTTCAACCATTGAAGTTGAAGAGAGTTTAACTTTCACAATATGATTgttaaaactgaccaatcaaatggttTTACAAAGTATGTTATAGTTTGTGTACGCGCTGATAATTCTTCCAATTCAATGATGTTTTTCACCTTCTTTGCATACTTTTAAGTTaagatatttcaaaataacaagtgTAAGTAAAACTAAATTTGAATACCAatgcaatttaatttaatttttgtctttattaataaacataaacatgTCTCAGACTAGAGTGCAGTATCAAGAACCCAAATGTTTGCAATTTTCCCACGGAGCTGACTGCGCATGCATGTCCCAATAATGCTCGATAGAAAcagcaaatatataaatatgtaaatattagCTTTTTGGCTCGATGATCATCATTGTTATTTATTCAACACAATATCgactggaaaacaggctttacttATAGAATATGTATTATATACTTGATTGGCACATTGAGTAATTAAACTTGGTACTTGAGTACTTGAGTAATTAAACTTTTTAGACACaaataatgtaaatgttttactttgtggatttctttttttaattttttttagtttgtcCACATCAACAATCTAAAGTTAATCTGTAGAGCACATCAGCTTGTTCATGAAGGTTACAAATACATGTTTGACGAGAAGCTTGTGACAGTTTGGAGCGCCCCCAACTATTGTTATCGATGTGGCAATATAGCATCGATAATGGCCTTTCGTGATACCAATAGTAAAGAACCAAAACTATTTCGTGCTGTACCGGACAATGAAAGGGTTATACCAACAAGAACCACAACTCCTTATTTTTTGtaatagtttttaaaagcaATTATGATAAAGGTATTATGGGATAGGTTAAGTGAAAATCAGGCTTGTATAAATGGAACACGTTCTGTGTTTGGTActgtatacaacttatttatattcattgtcAGGCTTTCAACGAATGAATACAAAATTGTTCTATAGCAAACTTAATGTTCTAAAGTAACTTTCATTCAATTAAGCCGTTTACTCAAATATCAAAAGGCTATCAAAATATTTGCAAAATGCAACAGAATTTATGGAAACCAACATCAGATTTAAGGACACTTTTGCAATCCAATTTACAAACTGCTTTCTATATGTGCCTATTGCAATAATTGTTTAGAAATTTGAACAGCCGGCTATAAATACCAGCatgcggattgatattttcgtTTTGTTTCTGTGATTCATCCACTTTCGATCGAGTCATTAGATTCTGCCAAAAAAGTAAGACAATTACAGTAATTCAGCAACTAGACAATGGCGGGCTAGGTCTGTAGCTAGCAACTAGACAATGGCGGGCTAGGTCTGTAGCTAGCATATAATGTTTCTTTgttgtttaccagctaggctgGGCATAATTAACCATAATATATGCATTAGTTTTACAAAATGTCAACAATCGCAGGGAAAGTGTCTTTAACATGAAATTATCATTATTGCAATCATTTTTCTTTTAGcaactgtaaaataaacatagacaatgttatttcaattcATTCAATTATCTTGTTCTATGAATcctttaattgatttaaaaatctCAAACAAGCATGGCAGATATTAAAACTGCTTTCACATCATAGATTTTAATCCATAATTCAGAAAGATAGATCAAGAGGCCATTAAAAATTGTacgatttttttcttttgaccaGTAAACAGTGAGCATGAATGACCTTGCTTGACACCAAATAACTGAATTCGTGCCTGATGTGAAAGCACGCTCAAATCTTGTGATATTTACTCAGGACACTGGAGCGATTCCGGGTGTGATGTGAAAGCagtttatactgtaatttatttatttatactgttattattacaatttattaaCTGATATAAAATAATCCATTGTATTACTATTGTAAATAAGCATGTTAATTCATATTTAGTGTATGATTTGTTCTATGAAAGCAGTTTGTGtcttaaaatgattttatttaatttctatgTAAagcaaatacaacatttaagaTATTACTGTATGTTCATTTGTCATGAATGTTATTCCAATAATCCATGCGAGTGTAGCCTCAAATGAATTTAGTAACTGACCCTTTTGCAATGATCATAATATTCACTCATTACTACTGAGCGCATAGTAAtaacaattttgtatttatttttttatcaacataattttctgtgttttttttagAGCCTAAAGACATAGgtttatttatgtcatttgtatAATTTGAGTAAGATTTGATTTGGTGATATCATTAGCATG
Encoded here:
- the LOC140046650 gene encoding serine/threonine-protein phosphatase 6 catalytic subunit, translated to MAEQSSVERWITFAKECKYLPENDLKKLCEHVCELLLEESNVQPVSTPVTVCGDIHGQFYDLEELFRTGGQVPDTNYVFMGDFVDRGYYSLETLTRLLTIKAKWPDRITLLRGNHESRQITQVYGFYDECQTKYGNANAWRYCTKVFDLLTVAAIIDEQILCVHGGLSPDVKTLDQIRTIERAQEIPHKGAFCDLVWSDPEDVDTWAISPRGAGWLFGAKVTNEFVHINNLKLICRAHQLVHEGYKYMFDEKLVTVWSAPNYCYRCGNIASIMAFRDTNSKEPKLFRAVPDNERVIPTRTTTPYFL